From Candidatus Bathyarchaeota archaeon:
GGCATCATATCCGCAGTTTTCAGCTTCTTGAATCCACTTATCAAACTCCTTAACTTCTTTCCACCACAAAAAAGGCGATGGAGATACACCAAACTTCATACTCTCACCCACAAGTTAGCTTAGTTTTAAGGCTTGTTTTCCTCTTTTGAAAGGGTTTCCTTAAAGTTTTTATGTTTCACCTCTCCATATACGAGGATAATACATTATTTAAGTTTCAACGCCTTTTTTTCTTCCGTTGTTAGACTTGCTTTAAATTCGTCTAGTTTGATTTTGCCTTTATCTGTAGTATAGGCTTTTCCCTCTTTAACCTTTATGTAGCCGACGAGTTCGAGCTCCTCAACTAACGCTTGAACCAAAACTGGAGATAGTGGAGGATAAATTTCTTCCCTCTCTTCCTTCGTAAATTCATCAAGTATTTTATTGACTTCAATTCCAGGCTTTTGCATTACTTTATATAGTATTACCATTTCGCGTCTGAAGTATGGGACATCGTGGCCAGTATCAGATAAGTCAAATGGTTCCACCTTAAAAACTGCGGATGTTCTGGTATCAGGACATAGCACTGTTATATCTTTCATGACTATTCTTTCGTTGACGGGAGGCCATTGAAAAGCGTTAGGCGGCTGGAGGGATGCTACATGATATGGCGGCTCCA
This genomic window contains:
- a CDS encoding TIGR04076 family protein, with protein sequence MPFKVKATLVNFLGDTKKYPCHFLHKIGDEIIWDGEKLIGRVCPDVLPLLIPVMHALRYAGPRYKDPMYYAPFWYASLSIFDPSMKKYDGLGFKVVKEKIVEPPYHVASLQPPNAFQWPPVNERIVMKDITVLCPDTRTSAVFKVEPFDLSDTGHDVPYFRREMVILYKVMQKPGIEVNKILDEFTKEEREEIYPPLSPVLVQALVEELELVGYIKVKEGKAYTTDKGKIKLDEFKASLTTEEKKALKLK